The genomic region TCAGAAACATTCTGGCCGAACCGGTCCGCGTGCCTTGGTGGAAAAAACTCTCTGCCGCCACAGCGAGTGCGGCGCTGCTGCTGAGCTTTCTGCTCTTGAGTCCCGGGCTCTCTGTGGCGCTTGATTTTTCAAGTGACGACTTTTCAAGTGACGCCTTCTCCAGCGACGCGACAACGAAGCCTCTCGCGGCTGTGCGGCAGCCCGCGACGAAATCGTCGTCATCCATGGCGCGGCGCGCACATGTTGCCGCTGCGGTCCCGACGGCGGCTGGCGTGCATCGCCAAGCGCGGCCGTCTTCCTATGAAGATTCGCTCAGGCAGGCTCACACTCGAAGCTACGTACAGGAGACTCCTGCTTACCGCTTGACCGCCGGAACTTCTAGCTCGCAGGTTGGCTCACCCAACTGGGATTCTCCTGCACTGAGTGAGCCTTCGCCCGGCAACCGGCCTGCCACGCGGCCTACGGTCTCTGACTCGGTGACCAGGATTGTGCTTACGACCGTGGGCGGAATTGCGATCCATGAGCGTGAAGAGCGCAGCGAGCATGGTGGACACGGGCACGCGCGATAAGCAGAGGCGCTGAGTTCATCCTCACATTTACAATCCCTGAATGCGACTAGCCAACAAGGTGGCCATCGTTACCGGCGGCGGAAGCGGAATTGGCCGGGCCATTGCCGGGGCTTTTGTACGCGAAGGCGCGAAAGTGGTGATCGCCGGGCGCAACCAAGCCAAACTGGATCACGCCGCGAAAGAAATTGGGGCGGGATGTCTGGCAGTCGCAGCCGATGTGAGCAACCTGCAAGATCTGCAACGGCTGGTGCAAACCACGCTTGACCGTTTCCAGCACATTGACATTCTGGTGAATAACGCCGGAGTGCTGTTTGCCGGGACCGCGGAGTCGGTCACGGAAGACCAGTGGGAGCAGACGTTCAACGTGAACGTCCGCGGCGTGTGGCGGCTCTCGCGCGCGGTACTGCCGCATATGCGCGCAGCCGGCGGCGGAGCCATCATCAACATCGGCTCAGTGCTGAGCCTGCTGGGAGCGCGCAACCGCGTGGCGTACGCAGCGTCAAAAGGCGCGCTGCTGCAGATGACGCGCGCCATGGCCGTGGACCACGCCGCGGAAAAGATCCGCGTGAACTGCATTTGCCCGGCAACGGTGGAGACTGAAATGGTCGCTGCCGCCATGGACGCGGCTGCGCGCAAAGCGCGGCTGGCCATGCATCCCGATGGCCGCTTTGGACAGCCGGAAGAGGTGGCGGGACTCGCGGTGTTTCTGGCCAGCGATGAATCCACCTGGATCACCGGCGCTGCTTACACGGTGGATGGCGGATATTCGGCGTGGTAATCGAGGCCATAGATTTTTTGCAGAAGAGTCCTTCATGACAGAAACGTTCCTACAGCCTGCAAGTGCGGACAACAAAACGTTCGCGGCCGACCGCGAAACCATTTCGCAGGCCTACGCGCGCATACGGACCCACATTCGCCGCACGCCGGTCATTGAAGTTGCGGCGGAAGACTTTGGACTCAACATCGCCAGCCTGACCTTCAAGCTGGAGTTTCTGCAGCACACGGGATCATTCAAAGCGCGCGGCGCGATGAACAACCTCTTGTCGCGCAAAGTGCCGAAGGCCGGAGTTGTTGCTGCGTCCGGCGGAAACCATGGCGCGGCCGTGGCGTTTGCGGCGATGAAGTGCGGCGTCCCGGCCAGGATCTTTGTTCCCAGCGTTGCCTCATCGGCCAAGCAGGACCGAATTCGCAGCTACGGAGCCGACCTGGTTGTCGGCGGAGAACGCTACGCGGACGCGCTGGCCGCCAGCGAAGAGTGGGCCGCGCAATCGGGCGCCATGACCGTGCATGCCTACGATCAGGCAGAGACCCTGCAAGGCGCGGGGACGGTTGCGCTGGAGATGGAAGAGCAATGCCCGGCCACGAACACTCTGTTTGTCGCTGTGGGCGGTGGCGGGCTGCTGGGCGGCATCGCCGCGTGGTATCAGGGCCGGATCAAACTGGTTGGCGTGGAGCCGGAACTGGCGCCGACGCTGACTTACGCGCTGGAAGCCGGACGTCCGGTGGACGCGCCGGCCGGCGGCATTGCCGCGGATTCGCTAGCGCCCAAACGAGTTGGCGAACTCATGTTTCCCCTGGCACAAAAATACGTGAAGGAAGTTTTGCTGGTTTCCGATGCGGCCATCCAGCAAGCCCAGCAGAAACTCTGGGACGTGTTGCGCGTGGTAACCGAGCCGGGAGGCGCGGCGTCGTTCGCCGCGCTGCTGTCAGGGGTTTACAAGCCTGCGGCAGACGAAAAGATTTGCGTGCTGCTGTGCGGCGCAAATACCACGGCGGTGAAGTTCTAGCGGCGTGAAGCGCAGGGGCTAAAAGCCCAATGACTAGACCGCACTATCGGCACGGCTGAAGCCATGCCCTGATACCTCTGCCCCAGCATGCCAAAACCCAGCTTGCCGGGGGCCCCTGCAGTGGCTGAAGCCAGATGCAGTTCGTCGTAAAGATGCCGCTCGTCGTGAAGAAGATGAGCAAAATGCCCATCCTAAAAATAAACAGGGGCACGGTCTTCACCGTGCCCCTGTAGTCCAAACTGTTAATTCTTACGGTCGCGCTGGAGCTGCTTCTTCCTCCGGTGGCGGAGGCGGCGGCAACTCTTTCTCGATGGGCTTGCGCGGGAACATCTGGTCGCGCTGCGCGGCCATATACACGAACGACGCCACAATCACCGCAGCCTGCTTCAGGTCGTCCGGCTGGAGGCGGTCGTAAACGTCCATGTTGGAGTGGTGGGTGCGCGTTTCATATTCCAGAGGGTCTTGAATGAACTGGAATCCCGGGATGCCGACGGCGTCGAAAGAAAGATGGTCGGTACCGCCGGTGGTGCGCATGGTCAGCGTGTCCATTCCCAGATCGTGGAAGGGCTTCATCCAGGCTTCAAAGATCGGCTGGACGGCCGCGTTCTCCTGCATGAAGACGCCGCGAATCTTGCCGCTGCCGTTGTCCACGTTGAAGTAGGCGGACACCTTGGCCTGCTCCGGCTTCACCGTCACCGGACCGGCGTCGCGACGGATCACCGTGGGGTCGCCCTTGCGATCAGGGTCTTTGGATTCCGGACGCGAACCGAAATGCTGCGCCACATACCATTGCGATCCAAGCAGGCCTTGTTCTTCGCCGCTCCACAGGCCGATGCGGATGGTGCGCCGCGGCTTCACGCCCACGGCCTTGAGGATGCGCATGGCCTCCATCATCACGATGGTGCCCGCGCCGTTGTCGGTGGCGCCGGTGCCGGCGTGCCAGGAATCCAGATGCGCGCCCAGCATGACCAGTTCGTCTTTCTTGTCGGCGCCGGGAATTTCGGCGATGGTGTTGTTCTGGGTCATGGCGTCATCGTAGAAATTGTTTTTGACGTTGATCTCCAGCTCCACGTCTTTCTTCGCCGCCAGGATGCGGGCGATGCGGTCCCAGTGCTCGGTGGCCATGGTCAGCTGCGGCGTGCCGGCGGTCTGGCCCTGCTTGTACGACCCGCCCTGCTGCACAAACACCGTGCCGCCGTTGATGGCGCCGCGGCTGTGGTCAATCAGGGCCACGGGCTTTTCTTCGTCAAAGAATTTGTTGATCTGGCGCTGTATGCGGGCGCGCAATTGGAACTCGCGGAAGCGCGCGTCATTGCGGTCGCCGGGAATCTGGTATTGCTCTTCCTCAGTCAGCGTTTTTTCGTTGAAGCGCTGCGACAGCGGCTCGGTGGAGAGCTTGACTTCCGCGTCGTCGCCGATGAGGACGATCTTGCCGGCGAGCTTGCCTTTGTATTTTGCCAGGTCCTGCGGCGAGCGAATCACCACGCGGACCACCTGTGCGCGGACGGCGCCGTTGGTGCCCGGCGTCCAGGCCTTGGCGTAAGCCAGCAGCGGCGCGTGGTCGGGCGACACCATGTGCACGCTGGTAAACTCATTGGCCCAGCCCACGCCAAACGGCGTCCAGGCTTCCAGGTGGGCGTTGGACATGCCCAGCTCTTCCAGCTTGGCACGCGTCCAGTCATTGGCCTTGCGCATGTTGGGCGACCCGGTCAGGCGCGGGCCAATCTGCTCCATCAAGCCGGAGGCCAGTTCCATGATCTTGGAGTTGCGGAAGCCTTCGTAGCGGATCTTGTTGATCATGTCCAGGTCGGCTTTTTCGGTTTGGGCAAAGGCGCTGCTCAATGAGAATAGGAAGAAGAGCGCAAGAACGAAGGCGGCAAACCGCCGGGACGTTGTCATAGGTACTCCTTTTCTATCGCGCAGATGAGGGGAGAAGTCTAAATGGAGAGGGAAAGGCGGTCAAACCGCCAAAAGGGATGAAGGACAGCATAGGAGGGATTCTCTACCTCCTGGCATCGACCCCCTGGACTCGGAACATCAATCGGAACATCAATTAGTCTGCCAAGACGATCGGCTCGTCAAGAACGACCATATTGAGGGAGTCCGCATGACAAAGATCCAAACACGTTGCCAATATTTGCGACTTACGGTCGTCGGCGTCGGGTGGATTCGGCCAGCCAGTTACAACAGTGTGTCGTTCGAAAGGATCATTATCACGAGTGGCGAGGAGCTTGCTCTTCTCGTAATCGGCCACTTTGAGGTCCGCACGTGCATAGATTTTGCGACGTTTTGCAGTCAGAGTAAGCCGAGCCACAGACCAAATCTCGTTATCTACGAGCTGCGTGACATGAGCTGTTGACAGCTCCAGGTCGGGTGGAGGCTGGAACACGTTGGGCTTAGGCCGATACGCGGCGGGATTATTCTTGTTCGCAATGTTGTTCTTAGTGTAGATGAAGCGCGTGACAAGTTCAGCAGCTGTCAGTCTTCCCTTGAAGGTGCCGACCGCAGTGCCGGACTTATTGGCAAGTTTGCGCGTCGCGAACCAGCTCGTCAAGCGCGCGAAGAATGTTTGAAGGAATCTCATCATCGAGCCATTCAGTTCCGTGAGATGCACGCTTGCCCCTTAGCCAAGCGTAAGAGCATCTGCCGTTCGGATCTATTCTGATGGTCAGCGCCTTGCGATGGCCAAAGTCCCAATCTAGAGCGACCTCACCATCCTGATCCGCGCTGACCTCTGGTACGGGCGCAGTAGTCGGCAGAGCTTCCAAGAAGCGCTGAGCATTCGCGTAGGCGTCGGGGTCGAGCGCTTTAGCGCCGTAACCATTCCAGTCTGGCTCCGCTGCCTCAGCACGAATGGCCTTCAAATCAGTTATCGCGCATTCTGCTGCGTGGCTGACGGCAAGGCTAGTAAGCAAGTGCTTCCGGACCTCCTCGCTTAACTGTTGTAGCCGGCCAGCGGAATCACTGGCCGCACGAGATCCACGAGACTGAGGACGTATTATTAGGCCCATGCCACCGAAAATTTCTCCTGTCAGTATCATTCGTACATCTCCACGGCTTTTTCCGTAAGGGTTGCGAAGAAAATTTCGTTCTTCAGGTCGCGCAGCTTCTCAAACATCTCCGGCAGCAACGGATCAGTTGGTGCAACCGACAGATTCTCCTTAAAAGCATCGATATCGATAAGCAAGCCAATGGCGTCCTGTCCCATCAGCGGCTCCGACGCCTGCACAACAACAGCGGAGGTATTCCTTTCGGGATCGTCTACTGCTATTCGACATAGAAATTGCCGAAGATGCTGCGGACTGGGGGATGCTAGCGCCGGGGGTGCTGTCAAGTATTCGCCAAGCTCAGCCGGTACCGGTATCCGCAAACGATTAATATACCTCACCGCCACACGAATTACTTCTGGAGGCTGAGCCTTCGCCACGTAAAGCTGCCACAGGCGGGTCGCCTCAGCAAAAACCTCTCCCCAAGTCGTATAGCGCTCCAACTTGCTGAATGTAAATCCGTCAGTTCTAAACTGCGCCACCAAAGAGCCGGCGCGGTACTGCCAGCCCATTGCCGACGTGGTTGTCGTCGGCTCAATCGATTTGCCTTGTTCCATTCCGAACCGAGCTTCGACAGATTGCAGCAGCAGCGCCTTTGAGTACTGCGACCCAAGAGACGGCGTTAGACCGGCAAACGAGTCCGCAACAGTACCCTCCCGCTTCAGAACCCGGTAGTCAATCACTGCTTCAACAATGGGAGCGTTCGTAAGATGTGAGCGTCTCTTGGCCATCACTTGCGACCCGCCCGCGCAATCGCACGTGCAGACAGTTTTGGATGCTCTACAAACCCGTGAAGGACTTGTTCGATGAAGCGGCCTCCAACCTCGGCTGGGGTGCGTCCATAAATGCCGCGAGTTGCGAGCTGCTTCAATAATTCTACCGATTGAGTGGCCAATCGCACTTCGAAGCGGACGCTCGGAGACGTGTTTTCAGATCTTCCCATTTCTACCCGCTAATTATCGGGTATTAATTCAAGGATTGCAACAACTCTGCCATACGCTTGGTCGGGTGGCCACCCTTTCGCCCGGTGTCGGCGAAGGGGGAGGCAGGTGTGCATGCTGGCGGCTTCGTCGCCGAACTTGACAAAGCGAACAAAACACGATAATCTATGAGATGGTCTCAGCGACCTGAAGCACTATCTTTCTTTGACAACTGAATAAAGCAGCCGTAGAGATGAACATCCAGGCATTCTGTTAACCAAAGAGTAAAAAGAGCGTTTGAGAAGGCGGAAAAAATTGAACGCGTTTCGAGGACGAAACGAGGCTGGAAAAGGCTTTCGACCGTCCGGTGACCGCCTTGTCGAATTGCAGTTGGGCTTTTGTTTTCAACAAAACACCGATAGGGGGGTGGGGTCGGCGGAAAAGTTTACTCAAGGGTAAACCAGGAGAATCGGGACATCGGGACATCGGGGCATCGGAACATCGGGAAAGCGGCGCCAAGACCGCCGCCACTCCTCACCACAGCGGAGCCACTGGTTCCTCAAGGAATACCGGTCGCGGGCCGCCGGGATTGGAGAGGCTGATCACGCCCAGGAAAGGTTTGGCTTGGGGATCGTACATTACGGCGATGCGTCCGCCGCGACCGGACGATCCATCAGAGCCGTCTCTTCCGCTCATGCCGTCGCTGCCGCTGCGTCCGCTGGGCGAGCCACTGCCTCCGGAGCCGCCGCGGCCACCGCGTCCGCCCTTGCCGCCGGACCCGCCGGGGCCGCCCAGGGACTTTATCGTCAGGGAGCCTCCCTGGGGATCCACCAGGTAACGCCGGTCATGGCCGGGGGCGGACACCATCACCTGCAGCAGCGGATGGCTCCCGGCCCGGAGCGCCACACGCACCTGCACCGGCGGCCCGTCGCCGCCAGATCCGCCGTCAGAGCCGTCGCCGCCGTTGCTCCCGTCCCCGCCGTCGCCGCCGGCGGAAGGATGGTCAGGGTCGAAGGAGCCGGAGCTGCCGCTGGAGCCGTCCATGCCGTCACTGCCGTTGGAACCGCTGGAGCCGCTGCTGCCGGAGAAACTCGACACGTAGCTGTAGTCATAGCGCACGGGAATATCGAACTCCGCGTGCAGGTCAGGATGGCTGGGAACGGTGATGGCGACGTGCGGGACCTTGCCTTCGCTGATACGGGGGTCATGTGGCAGGGACACAACGCCTTTCTGGTTGGCCGCCGCGACAGTCGCCGTGACCTGGAGGTCCTTCCACAGGACCTTGCCGTGGCCTGCGCCTTCGGTCACCCAGGGCTTGCCGTCAGCTCCGGTGAAGGTCACCACCAGCGGAAGCTTCTCTCCCGGCGCGATGCCCGGGCCGCCCTGGGCCAGTCGGGTGTCCATGGCCGTGACCGGGATTTTTTCCAGGTAAACCCTGGTCCCCAGCTTGACTCGAATCGCGGTGCACCCGCCCAGTCCAAGCAAGCAGGCCAAAGCCATGCAGGCCGCCCATGTTCTGATCATCATGTTGCGCAAAGAAGCCAGTATCGTGCTGCTCATGGTTCCATCCCCGTGCCGATCGAAAGACCTGGAGTTAATCTCACGCTTAGTCGAATCACAACCTCTTGGTGTGGCGCGCTCTCTGAGGTCTTCTGCTGATGCGAACCCTCTACTGGCGAGCATGTTGTGGCGACAAGCTCCATTCGCAGGTTAAGTTCTGTGGGGAATTGTTGCGAACAGGGGCCACCGCATCCCGGGAAAATTGCGGCGCAGACGGAGGACAGAGTCGGCTATCCTGCCTGCTGTCCTTTGGACCTGTGCGCCGCGCGGATAAAGCGCACCAGGCTGATGCTGAAGCCGGACATCATCGCCAGCGCGGCCACCGGCAGGGCCGCTTTGTAGGTCAGCGTCATGTCGGGACGCGAGTGGCTCACGCCGCCGACGATCAGCAGCACGATGGCCAGAAACGCGACGGACAGAAAGAAGCAGATCACGCCGCTGACCAGGCCGATCGCCAGACTTAAGAAGAGTTTGCCCATGAAAAGGATGCGCGTCCGGGAGCGCCCCGGCCGCTACGTTAGAATAATAACGTGAGTCAGGCCTTGAATACGGAAATGCGCACGGCGCAGGAGATCATTCGCGCGTCGCAGGTGACCCAGGCGCCGAACGGCATCTGCTACGGCACCGCCGGCGAGGTCACGCTGCCCTCGAATGAGCTGGAGCGGATGATTGCGTCGGTGCCCCGCGCGGTGGCCGCGGCACTGCAGCGCAACGCGTTCTACTTTGTCCCGCTGGCCATTGCCGATGACGACAAGACGCTGGTGGCGGAGCGCTTTGATCCCGCGCTGGTGGACCGCGCCATTTGCCATCGCAACATTGACGCCGGGGATTCGCGCTACGTCTTTATTTCCACCCGGCTGCTGGAAGAACGCTTCTCCATCGCTTTCGAGTTCTACATCAACGTCGGCCACAATTTTGTGGACCACGCGGGAGTCTCACCCGAATTTGCCGAGTTGGTGTGGCAGCAGTCGGTGGCCAATGTCCGCGGGGAAACCAGCTTTGATGCGTTTGAGTACCGCAAGCTGGCCACAGCCAACGCTCCGAACCGCGTGGATGAAAAAGCCAAGTCCGAATACCTGGCCGCTGCATTCTCTGATGCCATTGCCGTTTACCTGCTTTCCCTGTGCCTGGACGTGGACTACTACGAGCTGCGCGAACGCGAGTATCCTCTGCTGGCCGCGCCGGCGCTGGCCGAGCGGTTGAAGAAGATCGCCGAGCTGTTTCCGCCGAACCCGGGCTTTGAGTTCAATATCTTCTATAAGCGCAGGAGCTAGGGCAAGAACCTCACTGCGGAGGCACGGAGAAGAGCTTGGGGCGTCTCAGAACGTGGGGGCACCGCGGAGGCGCGGAGGAACGGAGAAATCGCCGACATCGCCGTGGTCGCAACGCCATCGCCGTCATCGGTTAGAAGCAGCGTCTATTTCGAGCGATGAGGGTCCGATTCGCGCTGCTTCAGGCGCGTTAGAATCCAAGCGCGAAGAATTATCTCCGGCGGTTTGGAGCGAAGCGAGAATAATGCGGTTGGGAGCGAAGCGACAGAAAGAAATGAAGCGACAAAGATAATGATTGCTCATTTGCGTGGACGGTTAATCTCCAAGCATCCCAACCAGGCCATCGTCGAAGCCGGGGGCGTGGGCTATGACGTCCACATCACCGTCCCAACTTTTTCTGACCTTCCCGCACTGGGCGCCGAGGTCGCGCTGTTCATACACACCCACGTCCGCGAAGACGCGCTGACCCTATTCGGCTTTCTGCGGACGGAAGAAAAGCAGCTCTTCGAAAAGCTGATCAGCGTAAGCGGCATTGGCCCCAAATTGGCGGTGACCATCCTGAGCGGCATGCCGGCGGAAGCCATGGTGGCGGCGATCCGCGGGAACAACGTGGCGGCGCTCACGCGCATTCCGGGCATCGGCAAAAAGACCGCCGAGCGCATGGTGCTGGAGCTGCGCGACAAGCTGGAAGCTTTTGGCGTGCCGGCAGTCGCCACCACGGTCACTCCGGTGGAGGAAGACGTGGTCTCCGCTCTGGTCAACCTTGGCTACCAGCGCGCACTGGCTGAGCGAGCGCTGGCCAAGCTGGGGAGCACGTCGGGCGAATCTTTTGACGCGCTGTTCCGCAAAGCCATGGCCGCCCTGGCAAAGTAAGCTTGGCGTAGTCGTTGGGGAGAGAAGTTTGGCAGGACTACGCGTGGCAACCTAGGCAGGTCCGCCGAACGGGTCTCTTCAAAAACGATTCCGTATAGCGGGTTTTATACAAAAGACACCTACGGCAAAAGCCGTAGCCAGAGCGCAGCCAAACGGCGTTACACTACGCGTAATGAAACGCTTGATTCAAGTCGCGTTCTTTCTGGCATTGGCAGCGTTCCTGGCAAACGCCTCCGGCAAGAAGAAACCGCAGCAGGCATTTCAGACGATTCCCGACCAGGTTGCCGACATTAGCGCCGGTCAGGTGTCCACGGCCAAACAGCACTGCGAAAACTGGGCGCTGGCTGCGGGCCTGGAGACCATGCTCAGAACACAAGGCGTGGCCCTGGACCAGAAATTCTGGATCATGCGCCTGAACGGCGGCGAACTCTGCGTGAACACCCTTCCCTCCATGGACGCGCTGGCTGACGTGGTCAACCGGGAATTTGTTCTCAACGACGGCCGCCACGTGCAACTGGAACTGCGCTTCATGCCCGGGGCCCCGACCAACGTTGACTCGGTCATCGCCGGGCTGAAACAGCAAAAGATCTCACTGCTGATCTTCCACGGACATCCTTATTACCTCACCGGCGCCACGTACGACGAGCAGATCGGCCGCGAAGGCCTGCGCCGCTTCCTGATCAAAGAACTCCGCCTGGCCAACACCTTCGCCGGCGAACCGGGCATCACCTTCCAGCGCTACCGCGAGCAGAATGAAGAGATTGAAGGGATACTGACGGTGAGCGTGGTCTAACCCTAAGGCATTGCTTCGCACGCTTGTAATCAGCCGAGTTGCTCGTTTCCAAGAGTCCTCCACAAGTACCAACACGCGACTGACCGGAATGGACGCCATAATTCCCCAAGCACCTCAACATCAGCTGATGCACCGTAAACATTGACGATGGCGCGTTGGAGGCCAACGTCACCCAAAGGAAGCACGTCAGGCTCTCGAAGGACCATGATACGAAAGACCGAGAGTGTCCACGGACCGATGCCCTTGATACCAATAAGGGCATCTTCCCAAGACTGCCCTTGTTGCACCCTGGCGCGTATATCATCCGATCTTCGAGCAATGTTGACGCAGCACTCTGCTCGGCGCTCAGGAAGACCCAAGGAGCGCAGACTCGCGACATCTGGTACAAATGCGGACGACGGTTTAGTTAGATTCGGATGAGTGGACTTTGCGCGCTCTGCTATTCGACAAGCAACTTGCGTTGAGATTTGTTGTGCCATCACTATTCGAAGAAGACCCCAAATTGGGTCCTCGGTCGGCAGACAGGGCCATCGAGCAGTTTGAGAAGCAATCACCTGCCCTAATTTGCGATCGGCGGCTGATAGCGCGAACTCGGCTGTCTGGAGCCGGACTAGCGATTGAATTGCTTTTCTTTCTCGCAACGATCTGCCCACGTTGTGTTCTCATCCTGGTTTATTATCGTGCGGAGAATGCAGCGTTCCCAGTGATCATCCAAGGTTCCGATCGCTTCTTGTGAAGTTTGTGCCTTAGCTAATTCAGTAGCGAAGGCATCACATTCGAGGTAAGTTAGATCTCCTAACCGCTGTTTAATTTTGTTGTTCAGTTTTACGCCTAACTCCCCAAATTTCTTCTCAATGTCAACATTTTCTTCGATTCCCCAATCCTTCTTTTTCGTCTTTGCCTCATAGATCGGAGGCATAATTTGCACCACTCGATCAAATCGGCCTGGCCGCTGTATTGCGAGGTCAAATTGGCGAATATTGTTCGTGGCAATGATGAATACAAGAGTTGCTCGTTTATGAATGCTCGCAAGTTTTGGAAGCATCGCAGTTGTGAGCAACCGAGAGAATTGCTCAGCATCCGATGATCCCCTTTCCCGCACAAATTCATCGAACTCGTCGAATAGAACCACAACGCGCTCGGTTTCGGCAAGCATCCGGAAAATCGTATTGGCTTCGGCTTGGATCCCATCCATTCCGCTCCGGAGGAGGTGAGACGGGTCGATAGCAACAAGAGGCCAACCGAGGAAGTCGGCAATCTTTTTGGACAGTTCCGTTTTCGAAGTACCAGGTGGACCAAAGAAGATGGCGGAGATCGGTGTTCCCCTCTTGAATTTGCCACCGTTTGAGACCTTGTTAGATTCATCGGCCAGCGGTTTGACAAATTCTTCCCACAGGAAACCTGTCAGCGAGCGCTGTTTGCCGCGGACATTCACAACACTATCGAGGAAACCTTCTGCAAAACTAGCGTCATTCTTGGGCGTCGCTGCTTCAGGAAAAGGCAGATCTAAGTAATGAAACAGTTTGCGACGAACTGCCTCAGCTACTAAGCGATCAAGCATGTGGACGAAATGATAGACTGAAGCGGTGGCCCACGACTCTGGGAATTTCAATTGGGGGTGGTGCCCCGAAGTCCACGCTTGGACACCTTCTTTGACGCTATACGCGCTTTGGTATGCCGCCTCCACGGCGGCGTTGAGGTTTGGCAAATAATCTAGCAAAAGATTTTCTAGCCTTGGCTCCGATAGGAGTTGAGTAAGCATTTCATATTCATAGCAGTAGGCATTGCCGAACTTCTCGTAGTGAAAGAGAGGGCGGCTTAAAGGCCATGTTCCGTCTTGTCGTTGGCAATCAAAGAAGACCTTGAGCGCAGTGCGCTGGATAGCTGTTTCTTCCGGTGTGGTTTCAGAACGAGAAGTGACGGCTGTAACAAGCATCACTAAGTATGCGACCGCAAACGCGTCTGCCGTCTTGCTGTTGGCCTGAACTAGGCCGATCTGATACGGTAGTTCTGCGCGTCCCCAAGAGCTCACCGCCTTTTCGAGATCCTCTGTTAGCTTCGAACGGCTCTTTAAGGCACGTACGACGAGTTGGGTAAGATATGCACTCGGAGGATAGTTATGGATGGCTACGCCGCCCTTACCGTTCTCGACGGCAGTCTGAAGGATTTTTTCCATCTCTTCAACGCGAGCAGCTGTCTCTGGCCTCAGAGGATCATGAGAACCTTGCAACGCGGTAAGTGCTTCTAAAATCCAGGCAACTGTGAACGGATTATCGTCTGGAAGACCCGCACTGGTCTTTTTCGAAATGAGACCCTCAAGCAACGCTTGCGTTGCTGCTTTGCCAGCTTTCCATGAGCCCGTCGCGACCAATGAGAGCACACATGTAGCTGTACTCGAAACTGAAATTTTGTTTTTGCCTTTGTAATGTTGGTACCCCACATCATGCGCGAAGTACTCGAGGGACGCGACTTGATCCTCTTGAATTTCTTTCGTATGGAGTCGGAGCGATTCAAGTTTTTGGAAGGCGACTCTCATCTCCTCCCTTAGATCTTTGCCGCCAGTAAAGGGCATTGCTTTCTTTCTTACACGTTATTGTATGGAGATGGGCAGCGCTAACTTTTCTCGGACATCAGCCACGTATTCGTAAGCCCGCTGTGCCGGTTCC from Terriglobia bacterium harbors:
- a CDS encoding SDR family oxidoreductase → MRLANKVAIVTGGGSGIGRAIAGAFVREGAKVVIAGRNQAKLDHAAKEIGAGCLAVAADVSNLQDLQRLVQTTLDRFQHIDILVNNAGVLFAGTAESVTEDQWEQTFNVNVRGVWRLSRAVLPHMRAAGGGAIINIGSVLSLLGARNRVAYAASKGALLQMTRAMAVDHAAEKIRVNCICPATVETEMVAAAMDAAARKARLAMHPDGRFGQPEEVAGLAVFLASDESTWITGAAYTVDGGYSAW
- a CDS encoding threonine/serine dehydratase encodes the protein MTETFLQPASADNKTFAADRETISQAYARIRTHIRRTPVIEVAAEDFGLNIASLTFKLEFLQHTGSFKARGAMNNLLSRKVPKAGVVAASGGNHGAAVAFAAMKCGVPARIFVPSVASSAKQDRIRSYGADLVVGGERYADALAASEEWAAQSGAMTVHAYDQAETLQGAGTVALEMEEQCPATNTLFVAVGGGGLLGGIAAWYQGRIKLVGVEPELAPTLTYALEAGRPVDAPAGGIAADSLAPKRVGELMFPLAQKYVKEVLLVSDAAIQQAQQKLWDVLRVVTEPGGAASFAALLSGVYKPAADEKICVLLCGANTTAVKF
- a CDS encoding M20/M25/M40 family metallo-hydrolase; translation: MTTSRRFAAFVLALFFLFSLSSAFAQTEKADLDMINKIRYEGFRNSKIMELASGLMEQIGPRLTGSPNMRKANDWTRAKLEELGMSNAHLEAWTPFGVGWANEFTSVHMVSPDHAPLLAYAKAWTPGTNGAVRAQVVRVVIRSPQDLAKYKGKLAGKIVLIGDDAEVKLSTEPLSQRFNEKTLTEEEQYQIPGDRNDARFREFQLRARIQRQINKFFDEEKPVALIDHSRGAINGGTVFVQQGGSYKQGQTAGTPQLTMATEHWDRIARILAAKKDVELEINVKNNFYDDAMTQNNTIAEIPGADKKDELVMLGAHLDSWHAGTGATDNGAGTIVMMEAMRILKAVGVKPRRTIRIGLWSGEEQGLLGSQWYVAQHFGSRPESKDPDRKGDPTVIRRDAGPVTVKPEQAKVSAYFNVDNGSGKIRGVFMQENAAVQPIFEAWMKPFHDLGMDTLTMRTTGGTDHLSFDAVGIPGFQFIQDPLEYETRTHHSNMDVYDRLQPDDLKQAAVIVASFVYMAAQRDQMFPRKPIEKELPPPPPPEEEAAPARP
- a CDS encoding TIGR04255 family protein, which codes for MAKRRSHLTNAPIVEAVIDYRVLKREGTVADSFAGLTPSLGSQYSKALLLQSVEARFGMEQGKSIEPTTTTSAMGWQYRAGSLVAQFRTDGFTFSKLERYTTWGEVFAEATRLWQLYVAKAQPPEVIRVAVRYINRLRIPVPAELGEYLTAPPALASPSPQHLRQFLCRIAVDDPERNTSAVVVQASEPLMGQDAIGLLIDIDAFKENLSVAPTDPLLPEMFEKLRDLKNEIFFATLTEKAVEMYE
- the ruvA gene encoding Holliday junction branch migration protein RuvA, with amino-acid sequence MIAHLRGRLISKHPNQAIVEAGGVGYDVHITVPTFSDLPALGAEVALFIHTHVREDALTLFGFLRTEEKQLFEKLISVSGIGPKLAVTILSGMPAEAMVAAIRGNNVAALTRIPGIGKKTAERMVLELRDKLEAFGVPAVATTVTPVEEDVVSALVNLGYQRALAERALAKLGSTSGESFDALFRKAMAALAK
- a CDS encoding ATP-binding protein; translation: MPFTGGKDLREEMRVAFQKLESLRLHTKEIQEDQVASLEYFAHDVGYQHYKGKNKISVSSTATCVLSLVATGSWKAGKAATQALLEGLISKKTSAGLPDDNPFTVAWILEALTALQGSHDPLRPETAARVEEMEKILQTAVENGKGGVAIHNYPPSAYLTQLVVRALKSRSKLTEDLEKAVSSWGRAELPYQIGLVQANSKTADAFAVAYLVMLVTAVTSRSETTPEETAIQRTALKVFFDCQRQDGTWPLSRPLFHYEKFGNAYCYEYEMLTQLLSEPRLENLLLDYLPNLNAAVEAAYQSAYSVKEGVQAWTSGHHPQLKFPESWATASVYHFVHMLDRLVAEAVRRKLFHYLDLPFPEAATPKNDASFAEGFLDSVVNVRGKQRSLTGFLWEEFVKPLADESNKVSNGGKFKRGTPISAIFFGPPGTSKTELSKKIADFLGWPLVAIDPSHLLRSGMDGIQAEANTIFRMLAETERVVVLFDEFDEFVRERGSSDAEQFSRLLTTAMLPKLASIHKRATLVFIIATNNIRQFDLAIQRPGRFDRVVQIMPPIYEAKTKKKDWGIEENVDIEKKFGELGVKLNNKIKQRLGDLTYLECDAFATELAKAQTSQEAIGTLDDHWERCILRTIINQDENTTWADRCEKEKQFNR